From a single Tachypleus tridentatus isolate NWPU-2018 chromosome 6, ASM421037v1, whole genome shotgun sequence genomic region:
- the LOC143254301 gene encoding uncharacterized protein LOC143254301: protein MAKARTPVLKHDRTNIEEEVNTRMASLSLKTTNLKKDTRDKTNMSSKTSTSSSDEKPEQRSAGLQLESWKKGQVLSKTKFGSRSFTERGTQKKRPQLSASDPTWEMLRLRHSPSGGCGPQRKGPSTPSSSSSHSSGGARFHTSSYRPRLHSDSFTEQGYLLPRGLRDQHAAHKCGWSESDSGSGVSPAEGQTSPSLPDEGAAAPSSVCTLDLSKKSDKKISKVKRRKNSKFEVFVPLCDVQQSLKKGEVIEGVLKMNPRDYKDSYISAPIMLGQSDGHLYWRHK, encoded by the exons ATGGCTAAAGCAAGAACTCCTGTTTTAAAACATGACCGAACGAACATTGAAGAGGAAGTTAACACTCGTATGGCTAGTCTGTCTCTCAAAACTACTAACCTGAAAAAGGACACGAGAGATAAAACAAATATGAGTTCCAAAACAAGTACCTCCAGTTCAGATGAAAAGCCTGAACAAAGATCTGCAGGACTACAACTTGAGAGTTGGAAAAAAGGCCAGGTCCTATCAAAAACAAAGTTTGGGAGTCGTAGCTTTACTGAACGTGGAACCCAAAAGAAGAGGCCACAACTCTCGGCAAGTGATCCCACTTGGGAAATGTTACGCTTGAGACATAGTCCAAGTGGTGGATGTGGACCCCAAAGAAAAGGACCGTCCACACCTTCAAGCTCATCTTCTCATTCCTCAGGAGGAGCAAGATTTCACACGTCGAGCTATCGGCCTCGACTGCACTCTGACTCCTTCACTGAACAAGGCTATCTTCTTCCTCGTGGCCTTAGAGATCAACATGCGGCACACAAATGTGGTTG GTCAGAATCTGACAGTGGTTCAGGTGTTTCTCCAGCAGAGGGCCAGACTAGTCCCAGTTTACCTGACGAGGGAGCTGCAGCACCTTCGTCAGTATGTACGCTTGACCTCAGCAAAA AATCAGATAAAAAGATTTCAAAGGTTAAACGAAGAAAGAACTCAAAG TTTGAAGTTTTTGTCCCCCTGTGTGATGTCCAACAAAGTCTGAAGAAAGGAGAAGTCATTGAG GGTGTGCTAAAAATGAATCCCAGGGACTACAAGGATTCCTATATCAGTGCACCAATAATGCTTG